CTCAATGCGGTCGTCACGCTGGATGTCGAGCAGGCAAGGCAAACTGCCCATCAGGCCGACGAAGCCAGATCGAGGGGTGTCAACCTGCCGCTCCTGTGTCTGCCGTTTACCGTCAAGGACGTCCTGGAAACCGCCGGGCTGCGGACCACTGCCGGCTTCCCTCCCTTGAGTGAGCACGTCCCGGTGACCGACGCGCCTGCTGTGGCCCGGCTCAGGGCGCGGGTGGCATATTGATCGGCAAAACCAAAACGCCCACCCTGGCGATGGGCGCCGAGCCGGACAATCCTCTCTTTGGCCGGACCCACAATCCCTGGGCAACAGATCGCTCACCGGGCGGTTCCTCCGGTGGTGAGGCGGCTGCGATCGCGGCTGGGCTCAGGACCCGTTGCGCAGTTGAGTTGAGCCGGGCAGAGTAGATCCATGCTTTAGGTGAAGCGCCTGGTTCAACGCTCCCGGTCCTTCGAGTTACTCTGCGGCCTGACCCTCAACGAGTTCGGTACCCTGGCTCAGCAGCTCGAACCCCTGTGGCTCAGGGCCCACCGGACGTCGCTGCTGCGTGATGGTCGTCAACGCCGCATCGGAGCGGGGTATACAGGCCTGGAGAAGCTCTGCCCGAAGCATGAGGTGATTGTGCCCCTGATGCGCCGAGTTTTGACTGGTAGTCAGGTATTCATGATCGTGGACGGTTGACTGCTCGCCTCTTCACCCATAATCGGCCTGATGGCCGACACCATCTTCCTCCTGACGGTTGCCCTGACCTTCTTGCTTGCAGGATTGGTGAAAGGCGTGACCGGACTTGGGCTTCCTACCCTGTCGCTGGCCGTGCTAACCGCCGTGATGGGCCTGCAATCGGCGATGGCACTCATTCTGGTGCCGTCTTTCATGACCAATGTCTGGCAGGCAGCGACCGGCAGAAATTTTTCGACCATCCTACGTCGCCTCTGGCCATTCCTGCTGACCGCTACCGCTGGGATCTGGCTGGGTGCGCAGGCCCTGACGTGGGCTCATGCCTCCTTCCTCCCGGCGCTGCTTGGCGTCCTCCTGGTGGCCTATGCAGTTACCGGACTTCGTGGCCTGAAGATTGTTATTGACCGCGCCTGGGAGGGATGGACGGGACCGCTTTTTGGAACAGTCAACGGTGTGTTGACCGGGCTGACCGGTTCGTTCGTGTTTCCTGGCGTGCTTTACCTGCAGGCCATTGGCTTACCGAAAGACTCGCTCGTACAGGCGATGGGAATGCTCTTTACCTCTTCAACGGTCGGACTCGCTCTCGCGCTTGGTGGTCAGCAACTACTTACCACGCGACTGGGCCTTCTTTCACTCGGCGCGGTCCTTCCGGCCGTGATCGGGATGATGCTGGGCCAACAGTTGCGGCGCAGGATCCCAGAAAGCAGCTTCCGACGCGTTTTTCTGGTCTCCCTCCTGCTTCTTGGGCTCTATATCATGGCCATGTCGGTTCAATAAGGATACCGGATGAGCAGTACTGGAATGACCGTGAATCCCAATCGGAGAACGAAAAGGTGACGGTTAGGAGCGGAAACCCTGCACCGTAGTCCAAGGGCTGTCACGAAGCAGGCTGAATATTGATCAGGGCTGATCCAGAAGCACTTGAGGCTGATGTCCTGATATTCGCAGAGGCAGAATGCTTGTCCAACGTGACCGGAGGCTCAACCGTTACAGGCTGGAGTGATCCTTGACGGCCTCT
Above is a window of Deinococcus malanensis DNA encoding:
- a CDS encoding sulfite exporter TauE/SafE family protein produces the protein MADTIFLLTVALTFLLAGLVKGVTGLGLPTLSLAVLTAVMGLQSAMALILVPSFMTNVWQAATGRNFSTILRRLWPFLLTATAGIWLGAQALTWAHASFLPALLGVLLVAYAVTGLRGLKIVIDRAWEGWTGPLFGTVNGVLTGLTGSFVFPGVLYLQAIGLPKDSLVQAMGMLFTSSTVGLALALGGQQLLTTRLGLLSLGAVLPAVIGMMLGQQLRRRIPESSFRRVFLVSLLLLGLYIMAMSVQ